The stretch of DNA TTGACAAGCTTAAAGCAAGAAAGATTTAGTGGAAAATTACTACTCAAAGATATCCAAAACCAAGAGTGGATTATTTACCTATTTCTGGGGCGAATTTTGTATGCCACAGGTGGTCATCATCCCGTAAGACGCTGGCGCAGAAATTTACTCACTTATTGTCCTCAGCTTGATATCAATAATCTGAAATTTCCAGAGAATACCGAAAATATTAGCGGTGATATCTCTTGGGAATATCTTTTATTGTATTCGGCAGTAGAACACCAACAAACAACGCGCGATCAAGCAGCAAAAATTATTGCTTCAATTGTTGCAGAAGTGCTATTTGACATCACCCAAGCAACAAATATTACAGGTGAAGTGAAGCCAGATAATCTCTCGGTGCCTCAACTTGTATTGCTCGAACCAGGGCAAGCGCTCGCCGAAGCCCAACACGCCTGGCAAAACTGGCAAAAAGCAAAACTCGCAGATCGTTCGCCAAACCGCGCCCCGATTATTCGCGAACCCGAACAGCTACAACAGCAAGTTTCGCCAGCAGTTTTTCAAAATCTGACAAAATTATTAGATGGACAGCGATCGCTACGCGATATTGCCGCGGGAATGAAGCGCGATGTGATGGAAGTTACTTCTTCACTTCTACCCTACATTCAATCAGGTTTAATTGAATTTGTTGACATTCCTGATGCTGCACCACCAATTTCTCCACCAGCTACAGTTGCGTCACAACCAGTAGTCGCCGCCTCA from Chroococcidiopsis sp. TS-821 encodes:
- a CDS encoding response regulator produces the protein MLAGTINNTDFVSKLTSLKQERFSGKLLLKDIQNQEWIIYLFLGRILYATGGHHPVRRWRRNLLTYCPQLDINNLKFPENTENISGDISWEYLLLYSAVEHQQTTRDQAAKIIASIVAEVLFDITQATNITGEVKPDNLSVPQLVLLEPGQALAEAQHAWQNWQKAKLADRSPNRAPIIREPEQLQQQVSPAVFQNLTKLLDGQRSLRDIAAGMKRDVMEVTSSLLPYIQSGLIEFVDIPDAAPPISPPATVASQPVVAASNALIACVDDSPLVCQSLEKILTTAGYQFISIQDSLRAIATLLTRKPELIFLDLVMPNTNGYEICSQLRKVSVFRDTPIIILTGNDGIIDRVRAKLVGATDFLSKPVDAQTLLEVTQTHLNKTPQV